The sequence TGACCAGAAAGCACTTAGGAAGGGGCACCGTGTTGGGCAAAGGTAAGAGCAATCACAAAGTTGATTGTCATTTGGCTTTTGTTGATTGTCATTTGTCTGCGTCATTGTTTCTTATGCTTATGACATGAATCCAAATCTTTCAAAGAGGAAAGGGCTCAAATGTTGAAATGCGTTTCATGACTGATACTCTGAGGTCAAAACAAGCTCAAGGCTCACCTAATGATCTTTCCTGCACGCACTAAATGTCCCCAAGCCTGTTTTGCAAAGCCTTTCTTTTCAAAGCATGTCAACAGCTGCAAGGATAGAGCacaggtttttttgtttgctgtttttcctcctctcttAACGCAACAACACTGCCTGGATAGTATTGTAAAGGTACATTTTCAAGGATATTCCCACCGAGGACAAATTGGTTTACTTACTTTCTTAATGCAATgacacaacaaaacattgtcatttcttttggCTGTTCTAGTGGACTTCTCAGACTGCTCAGGTCGCACAAGATTTCCTTTTACAAGTGAAGACTTGCGTTTCTCCGTCCAAACTGATGGTGTCATGAAGGTGAgctattttgtttcatttctaaTGCTGCTTGTTTTATCACCATAACTGGAGCCTTGTATGAATGAAACACAATCAATCTCTAACTAAGGAAGTAGATGGTGGACTGCTTGTCCAGCGCACTGAAATgtattatataataaaaaacaaaaagctaaaCAATGTGCtggccttgtgtgtgtgtgtatatatatataccgtaattttcggactataagtcgcaccggagtataagtcgcaccagccataaaatgcccaaaaaagtgaaaaaaaacatatataagtcgctccggagtataagtcgcattttggggggcaatttattcgacaaaatccaacaccaagaacagtcatgaacgagcaacaacaggctaaacgatagctatgctaacgtgacataaacacaaactaagagctgagaacggccctgacgtaaaattcagagttattcaaaaaactattacataaataacacgttaataaaaccatctgcgtcactccaattcattaaatccatcaatcgtcctttgtcaacaatgcgtgcgcgccgctgacggctcttgcacttacaaatattccacaggcccatataacgatatataaattatatatcaaataactattatataagcaataatgttatcaaaccatctgtgcactctaaatcattaaatccatcgatcaaattcctcgtcctttgtcaacatcgccgcgcgtgcgccctgacgtcagcctcgtcgttattccacagatctactatataactatattgtagcgttaacaaagttcaaggaaagacgtgggtttggtaaacggctctttatttaacaaaacaaacttacaggcgtgtggcggcgtggacttccagccacggaagtggaagagagctccatagcataagaccgggcgtgcgtaaaagccacgaccgagccccatccaccgtcctcggacagccacccggctgagcgccggccctcgacttcctactctaccgagctgtctttcagctccgtggatggaagtcgagggccggcactcattgttgacaaaggacgattgatggatttaatgaattggagtgacgcagatggtttcgcgctgctgtcgtcacttgaaattcaaattacagtaatcccttgctacattgcggttcgtttatcgcggtttcattttttttttttttttggaaattttttgaaaaaaaaaacacatataagtcgctcctgagtataagtcgccccccacccaaactatgaaagaaaacgcgacttatagtccgaaaattacggtatatatattttttccccttttcattcAGGTCAACAGGCCGGTGTCTCTTCATAAAGgtcaaattgactttttgatGCACACCTGGGACTCTCAAGGGCGCAAGATGACCATTCCTGTCAGGCTATTATATCATTCAGAGGTAGGATGAGATCGCAGCAGCCCCAACACATcttttccaaaaatatgcaGGACAGTACTAGGTATTTTCATGTGGCGTTCTCCTACCCTTCTCATTAGTGCTCAACTATATTTGCTTCAAGTCCAAAATGATGCTAATGCAGTGTAAGGTTGATTGTATGACTCGACTTTGGATGGTCAGCTGTTCATTTAAGCCTGAAAATAACTGAATTGCGCATTTGCGGCCTCTTGTGGACTTTGAGAGTCATCTAAATGAAGTTGGAGAAGGGGGAAATATCTAGCATAGCGGCCCTCGAGCATCTACCTTGGTGTCCAAAGGTGTGCTGTGGCACAAGTGTTCATTTCCTGCTCCCGTTGTGTGATTTTAGAGAACTGATGATGCTGAAGTGCCAGTCTTGCAATTCCCCCAGTCTAATGGAGGATTAcggaggagaaagagagagtgggtgattCCACACATTCACGTTGTAGAGAATGACCGAGGTCCCTATCCCTTCAAAGTATCTCAAGTAAGGCCCGTTTTTTGAGTTTTGGATTGTGCATACAGAACTTAAGTAATACTTGGAatgcaaaaacacagaaagcCAGCCAGCTAGCCTCCCTTCTCCTCCCTTCTGTGTAGATTCGGTCCACtgaagacaaaaataagtGGATCTTTTATAACATCACTGGTCCAGGAGCTGATCAGCCTCCTGTTGGTCTTTTCACCATGGACAGAAACACCGGGAATCTTTACCTCACACAACCGCTGGACAGGGAAAAGCAGGCCAGGTACTTGGTGAGTGAGGTCCTCTTTTGGAGAAATCCATGCTTAAAATGTCTACTGCTGTACACACTCCTACCATTGTCCATCTGTGTGCAGTTTAAACTCTTCGCCATGGCAGATGGTTCTGGAGACGCTGAGGAGCCCACGGAAATTATTGTCGAAGTCATTgatcaaaatgacaacaaccctgtttttgaaaatgatacCTTCTTTGGAGAAGTGGCTGAGGCATCACCAAGAGGTACCTGCTAACAAATGGATTTCTTTATTCAACAcaccataataaaaaaagattgcacGAGAAGGTATGTTTGAAGacgggatttaaaaaaaaatatatatatatatatatattatactgTGTAGTAGGGCAAGTTCAGCGGCTGACTGTAGATAAAAGATGATCACCTCCCCTCGATACACaatcattcatttgaaattcaaacgACCTGCTGGTTGTCATAGCAtagatttgtcatttttcacttgCCAGGTTTTGAGGTCATCAAGGTGACCGCCACGGATGCGGATCAGGAAGACAATGACAATTCTGATATCCGTTACCGTATTGTGAGTCAAGATCCCGAGTTTCCTGCGGCAAATCTTTTTGCCATTAATCCAATGACTGGCGGCATCCGAATCAATGCCGGCGGCTTAGACAGAGAGgtgaggcctttttttttttttctcccccccctttttttgcaCCTGCATCCTATGTGTGGCAAAACCATTTTTATTGGCACTACAGGTCAAATCTTAATGGTCTGTTGTCAGTGCACCATGCAGACAAGGAAATAGTTTTTGTAAACTTGAACAAAAGCCTCCCATAAAGTCTCTCCTTCTTTCTGAACAGAAATATCCCAGGTACACTTTAGAAGTggaggcagctgacatggAGGGTAAGGGGCTGACTGGAAAGGCCAAAGTTATTCTCACTGTGACTGATAGCAACGACAATGCGCCAAAATTCACCCAGAACTCGGTGAGTACCCGTTTCGTTCATTTTGCTCCTGAATTGTCCCAGGATTTTTAGTTTCACCTCTTAATTTCCGCAGTACGATGCATCCGTGGAAGAAAATAGAGTGGACGTTATAGTCTTAAAGATGACCGTAACCGATGGTGATGAACCACATTCTCCATCCTGGAATGCAAAGTTCAAGATTATTAGTGGTGACCCCAAAAAACTGTTCTCTGTGGAAACCGGAAGCAACAAGAACGAGGGAATCATTACGACTGTCAAGGTATCAAATCGAGTCCTTTTTTCACAGCACAATGTAGTGACCTGGACAGGATTGGAATCTCTTTTTCTGAACAACGCAGGGTCTGGACTTTGAGCAGAACAGCAAACATGCCTTGTTGGTTGTAGTGGAGAATGAAGCTCCCTTTGCTATTCCCCTGCCCACCTCCACGGCCACTGTGATTGTAAACGTGCTTGACGTTAACGAATCCCCGGTCTTTGATCCGGTGGAGAAATCGGTGTCGGAACTCGTAGACCTTCCCGTCGACGCCGACGTGGTGCAGTACACCGCTTCGGATCTAGACATTCCACGCAAGTAGACGGTCATGTGAGACGACTTGTTTCTTTTACCGGCAAGTGTATGCATTTTGCATTGAAGCTGAAATAAACATCTCGTCTAACAAATGTTCTTTACATAACACACCTCCTGTGAAGTCCAGCCAGCCTTCTGCCCTCCTCCTGATAATTCGTGCCTGACCAGTTTTGGAGTTTGCACCTTGAACAAGGCAGCAGACACTCCGACGCATTCCTGTCCTTTGTTCCTGGCGAGCCTGTAACATAATTTTAGAATGATGTGATTGCAGTTAACTATGGAAGAAGTCCTtgaaaggacttttttttttttagggtccTCAGGTCGTGGTAGGGACGAACTTCCTGcctgtttaaaaaatcaaaacaatctATTTGTGGGGCACAAAGGAATTTGCCCCAGTTTGTTGTATTGTTCGATGCGTCGCATATCGTGACGGTTATGTAAGTTGACGGCGCGAAGCGTGCCGGCTTTGActtctcattttcttcacaCCCCCCTCAggcttttcattttgatgcttAGCGTGTGGCGCTTGCATCCAATAACAAACCTGGTGAGGGGCAGGGTGGCACCCCGGCACTATTAATACGCCACCATGCATCTGTCATCTCGAGGCCTCCCTCCTATCACCTTTTCGCTCAGGTGGACACACGCGGATCTTTGGCAGAGGTCACTTGGGCTGACGCCAGCGGACGTAGGGAGTAAACTGACAAAATATCCAAATGCTCATTAAAATGAAGGCAGCTGGGTGCTTTGAAATCAACAAGGGAGAGTCATTTGGTCACTTGGATGGCTAATTTACAGCAATCTAGTCAAAGCCCAGAAGCCAAGAATCAGCATttcttataaaaaaatattaaacacaaaaaaaatcacactttaaaaaaaaaataataataataaccaaaataaataaatgagctaTTTACGTGtaagtcaaatgaaaacaatatttcaAACTGCTAATAAATGTCTGAATATaaaatttgttattattatatagTATTTAAAGCAGAATCATTATTGCCTTCTAAATAACAAACCGCAATCAACTTTCAAAAGTCACGACTTGAACACGTGTGTGCCAAAATCGAAAATAAAAGTGTACAAACATTCCCCATTTATGACGATAAACATTTTGGACAACTGTCCGCTTCGTTAACATCGGGCTGCCTTTTAATTGATCTTCATTTCCCTCCATTACGATTATAATTAAACACCGGAAAGCTGTCGGAGCGAGCGGCCATCTGTCGGTGTTGATAACGTGCAAGTGGGCACACGCTGTGGCGCTTTTCTGCCAACGAGGCCAACGCACCTCCAAATGGCCCATGTGGGAATTGGTTTGCTGTGAATTCTTCACTGTTTTGTGTCAACGACCAAATGTTTCAACATTGCAACATTCCACACATGTGAGGGAGgacttgtgtatttttatccTTTTGATTCTCCCAAATTATCTTTGGCACATTTGTGTACTAGGCGTCAGATTGCCGTTGATCGTATGCTAGGTTAGAAAAGAAATGACCTCACCGTTCCAATACGAGAAAGGAATTTTTTCCAAGGAACGGCAAACAACTGAATTCCTATATTGGCTCTCATTAGTCACTCGGCACAACTCAGAAAATGGCTTTGTTGCACATTCGAGACGTCAATAGTCATCCGGTGGGAAGGCAGCGAAGGAAGCTCATAAAATGGCCGACTTTACCATGTTGATTTTCATCCGATTATGTCACGGCGTTAGATTTATAGTCATtgctttttcttatttttcaaatcGTGTCAGCTCAAACCGAGTTATGAACTTAATCAATGGGCCCCTGCTTGCTCTCTCGCATCGAGCCTTTTAATGCTTGTCCGAGGTCGCCGAGTTTTATTGACCCGATAACCCGCTATGGAAATGGCGGCGTGTATTTGACTAGCAGAAAATATGAAGGCACTTGATAACCCCCTGCCGGTTAAACGCATCGTAAACGGGAAGCGGCGTGAAATGAATCACTTCCGGAAGCGTTCCCACCATCGCTTGACGGAGCCGAGATGGGCCCGACCGAGTGTGATGGATGAGGTGGAAATCTCAATCGCCGGCATTCCTTCCATTTAGGCTGCGTTGCTTCACCTGCGGATCTGCGGCGGCCATCACCAAGCACCTACTTCATCTACTGAGCTTTCGCTGCCTTTTACATACGACAAACGAGTTGACGCGTTAAAGAGACTTTTCCACGATGAAGTGAGAAAACCCAACAAGACAATTCTATCATTGCACAAGccaaaaatgtcaactcaaattcttttttttttttatgcactaACAAACCAcaccatccatcaattttgcTTGTCCTTGGCCTACTCCTGTTGAATTTGGTCAGGAGAAGTGAAGTACAGTCTTGGAGTACTGGgcaccagccaatcacaggacaaatatagaaagaagaaaaaaaaaaacattcacactaTGAACTTGATTCCCAAACACTGATCTGCTATGGTGAGGATTTTGCATCTCATAAATATATTCATAAGGCTTGTGAAAGGAGCTACATAGAGGAGAAGTGGGACAAAAGAGCCAAAAGTTACAACTGGATTTAAATATGAAGTTGGAAACGACCAGATCAGGttttaatacatttgcatCAACACGGCCAGAGGTCTAAATTACGGAAAAAATTAACGAATGTTGGTGTGGACGCGGCTGGACGGTTTGGAGAGAGTCCAGCCTGGTACATGAGCACATATGGCTTTACCTTACATCATGACTTCCATTAAGTCATTAAGGGCCTGGCCCGACCTGAGCGAGGGCCTGTTAGTTAGTCACATTAAAGAGTTAATACTTTCTGTCTCCCTGAGCCCACGGACTGACAAGACGCTCCGTGCCGCATAATTAGGAAAATTGCTCTTGTAGTAATGGTCTCATTTCTTCCATCTCGCTATGACCGGAGCAAACTGCAAGAAGATGTCCCCTATTAACACCCGCCGCCAAGGCGGGCAAACTTTTGTGATCAAGGGCTGCGTTATACATTGGATGGACTGGCCaaatcatttgtaaatgaaaaaaaaatttgaaaaattatggaaaaaaaaaggcagttttaaatatgaaaaataacatttaaattgaaagtaaagaattaaaatgttttaaatgtattttttaatggtCACTGTGACGAGACTTCTATTGTGTGCCCTGGCCACAATTAACTGAGCAAGCTGCAGTAATATcggtcaatttgttttgcaaaggATAAAGAATTTGTGACTGCGAGTGTTATTATATTGTCTTTCTAAATGTGTTGCACAACCATTAGTGTTCAAATGTCCATTGCTGTTATAACACTGCAAAATTGATGCTATTTGTTAGCCCAGGCTTGATTAAATTAATGCAAGAAATAATTTGGGACTCTTGATAATAAAGgaccagataaaaaaaaaaaaaaagagcgggCCGCAAGTGACCCCCAGGCCACACTTTTCCCACCCCTGCACTGGAGCCTTCTAATGGGCCTAATGAGCGACGCCATGGCCTGCTCCCCTCGCAGATCTTTACCATATTTGAGGAGCCCTTTGATGGAGCAGCTATCATTTGAAACTTTTCAAGGGGGTGTTAATGCTATATGTGAGGAGAGGGAACGGATGGGGTgagggcaggggggggggggcaatttagGAAGAATGAAGGATGGTGAGACCATTggggcgctgagctttcatcTTGTCCCAGTCCGCCATCCCTTCATCTACCCCCCAACTCCTCTCGCCAAATTCAATTGAAAGCAGATGGAGCCGGGGCCTGGACTGTGCGTTGTGTCAGGTTGTCATGGAGTATTAGCTATCATTGGACATCCAAACAGCatggaagaaaaggaaaacgCATCAAGAGACAAAGATAGGGAGCGTTTGCATGGCACAGCTGGCACAGCCAGGTGACGAATACCAAGCGACACGGAGACAGCCTAGCATCAGGGAGCGTCGGGATGGGGCTGAGGTTTCATAACGGATAACGCACCCCCCACTTCACTGAATCTGAATACAAACCCAA is a genomic window of Syngnathus acus chromosome 15, fSynAcu1.2, whole genome shotgun sequence containing:
- the LOC119134612 gene encoding cadherin-4-like, which translates into the protein MRAATFAVWGGTLAVVLQAWAVVSAEEQSCVPGFQSDMKFFTVTRKHLGRGTVLGKVDFSDCSGRTRFPFTSEDLRFSVQTDGVMKVNRPVSLHKGQIDFLMHTWDSQGRKMTIPVRLLYHSERTDDAEVPVLQFPQSNGGLRRRKREWVIPHIHVVENDRGPYPFKVSQIRSTEDKNKWIFYNITGPGADQPPVGLFTMDRNTGNLYLTQPLDREKQARYLFKLFAMADGSGDAEEPTEIIVEVIDQNDNNPVFENDTFFGEVAEASPRGFEVIKVTATDADQEDNDNSDIRYRIVSQDPEFPAANLFAINPMTGGIRINAGGLDREKYPRYTLEVEAADMEGKGLTGKAKVILTVTDSNDNAPKFTQNSYDASVEENRVDVIVLKMTVTDGDEPHSPSWNAKFKIISGDPKKLFSVETGSNKNEGIITTVKGLDFEQNSKHALLVVVENEAPFAIPLPTSTATVIVNVLDVNESPVFDPVEKSVSELVDLPVDADVVQYTASDLDIPRK